The following proteins are co-located in the Orenia marismortui DSM 5156 genome:
- a CDS encoding RpnC/YadD family protein, whose product MVRQMPDLLWKEIIEELFEDFLKFFMPDLYAEVDFSQGYEFLDGELAKIMDKTLKGKKMADRLVKVYLKDGRENWILVHLEVQGYYEADFSDRMFKYFYRIYDKYDRKIVALAIFTEDREDYKPSSFNYEFHGTKLNYEYNSYKILEQEEAEVLKLDNPFAMVILAGLYTLKSKRKDYLRYEFKKKLFKLLLDRGYSKKKIKNIFEFLDGILFLPNDLELRFRDDIKETIGGDETMTKELTNLYQVGKSEGISEGMVKVAKKLLKKNMDIDDIVEVTELSKEEIKRIKEQAQH is encoded by the coding sequence ATGGTGCGACAAATGCCCGATTTATTATGGAAAGAGATTATTGAAGAGTTATTTGAGGACTTTTTAAAGTTTTTTATGCCTGATTTATATGCAGAAGTTGATTTTAGTCAAGGATATGAGTTTTTAGATGGTGAGTTAGCCAAGATAATGGATAAGACTTTAAAGGGCAAGAAGATGGCTGATAGATTGGTTAAGGTTTACTTAAAAGATGGTAGAGAGAATTGGATTTTAGTTCATTTAGAGGTACAAGGATATTATGAAGCTGATTTTAGTGATAGAATGTTTAAATATTTCTATCGGATTTACGATAAGTATGATAGAAAGATAGTGGCTTTAGCTATCTTTACTGAGGATAGAGAAGATTATAAGCCAAGTAGTTTTAATTATGAATTTCATGGAACAAAGTTAAATTATGAATATAATAGTTATAAGATTTTGGAACAAGAGGAAGCAGAAGTATTAAAGTTAGATAATCCTTTTGCAATGGTAATTTTAGCGGGATTATATACGTTAAAGAGTAAAAGAAAAGATTATTTAAGGTATGAGTTTAAGAAGAAGTTATTTAAATTATTATTAGATCGAGGTTATAGTAAGAAAAAGATTAAAAATATCTTTGAGTTTTTAGATGGGATCTTATTTTTACCTAATGACTTAGAATTGAGATTTAGAGATGATATTAAAGAAACTATCGGAGGTGATGAAACCATGACTAAAGAGTTGACTAATCTTTATCAGGTTGGGAAGTCAGAAGGGATTTCTGAAGGTATGGTGAAAGTTGCTAAGAAGTTATTAAAAAAGAATATGGATATAGATGATATAGTAGAAGTTACTGAGTTATCAAAAGAAGAGATAAAAAGAATTAAAGAACAAGCTCAGCATTAA
- a CDS encoding replication-relaxation family protein has translation MKEVFYKKNTSIKNCNRRLKILFHDMQCIDRYYPPVDSGSSRQHLLLDRAGAMAINISPFYKLNTPPLRWKHHVLVAEFDIMAHSRGFGWGKLEHKIASQQADLYYPSYRMAVEIDTGSESHKTLLDKIKGYNRTTDLKYLLFITDGGENRIKLWKENVRKGIKFAGCKFEDVDKLLDMIKNS, from the coding sequence ATTAAAGAAGTATTCTACAAAAAGAATACATCCATTAAGAATTGTAACAGAAGATTAAAGATATTATTTCATGATATGCAGTGCATCGATAGATACTACCCACCTGTAGATAGTGGTAGCAGCAGACAACATCTATTATTAGATAGAGCTGGTGCAATGGCAATTAATATTAGTCCTTTCTATAAGTTAAATACCCCACCTTTGAGATGGAAACACCATGTATTAGTTGCAGAATTCGATATAATGGCACATAGTAGAGGATTTGGTTGGGGTAAATTAGAACATAAAATAGCAAGTCAACAAGCAGATCTATATTATCCATCTTATAGGATGGCTGTAGAGATAGACACTGGTAGTGAGTCGCACAAGACTTTACTTGATAAAATAAAAGGTTACAATAGAACAACTGATTTAAAGTATCTATTATTTATTACTGATGGTGGAGAAAATAGGATTAAATTATGGAAAGAGAATGTAAGGAAAGGTATTAAATTTGCAGGGTGTAAGTTTGAAGATGTAGATAAGTTATTAGATATGATAAAGAATAGCTAA
- a CDS encoding ParM/StbA family protein, which translates to MKISIDFGHHSIKGINEKGEEVYFQSVVSEDMEQVDLSLNLGIVDEDYIKVKTDGSEYLIGQLALDEGDIVIHNNFEEDFASLETEVLIKTAIAKLFTPEEDWEQEVELLVTIPVNQYYRHAKDFARIFEDKNINIELFDFKTNKYVSKKFKISTVDVKPQGFTALLDFALTENGQIDEVRKRFVGGNVVVIDVGFFSVDLYQTKALKPVKINLIKAIDGMHYAYTQLAKVIANKFNIVKEPYEVEEYFRIKKVNGVSIESDINKILDKLTRHIVSQIRTTLPDYKEVDNFLLTGGGSYHLAEHIGEKITNLEVQEEALLANARGGLKWLRRQAK; encoded by the coding sequence GTGAAGATTTCAATTGATTTTGGTCATCATTCTATTAAAGGAATCAATGAGAAAGGTGAAGAGGTTTATTTTCAAAGTGTCGTTAGTGAAGATATGGAACAAGTTGATTTAAGTTTAAATTTAGGTATTGTTGATGAAGATTATATCAAAGTTAAGACTGACGGTTCTGAATACTTAATAGGTCAATTGGCTTTAGATGAAGGTGATATAGTCATTCATAATAACTTTGAAGAAGACTTTGCAAGTTTAGAAACAGAAGTATTGATTAAGACTGCTATTGCAAAGTTATTTACTCCTGAAGAAGATTGGGAACAAGAAGTAGAATTATTGGTTACTATTCCTGTAAATCAGTATTATCGACACGCTAAAGACTTCGCTAGAATCTTTGAAGATAAGAATATAAACATAGAATTATTTGATTTCAAAACTAATAAATATGTATCTAAGAAGTTTAAGATTAGTACAGTAGATGTTAAACCACAAGGCTTTACTGCTTTGTTAGATTTCGCATTAACTGAAAATGGACAGATTGATGAAGTTAGAAAAAGATTTGTTGGGGGTAATGTAGTAGTAATCGATGTCGGTTTCTTTAGTGTAGATTTATATCAGACAAAAGCTCTAAAGCCTGTTAAAATCAATTTAATCAAAGCTATTGATGGTATGCACTATGCTTATACTCAACTAGCAAAAGTTATTGCTAATAAGTTTAATATAGTCAAAGAGCCTTATGAGGTTGAAGAATATTTTAGAATCAAGAAGGTAAATGGTGTAAGTATTGAGTCAGACATTAATAAAATTTTAGATAAATTAACACGACATATTGTAAGTCAAATTAGAACTACTCTACCTGATTATAAAGAGGTAGATAATTTCTTACTAACAGGTGGAGGATCATATCACTTAGCAGAACATATTGGAGAAAAAATTACTAACTTAGAGGTACAGGAGGAGGCACTATTAGCAAATGCAAGGGGTGGTTTGAAATGGCTGAGGAGACAAGCAAAATAA
- a CDS encoding type IV secretory system conjugative DNA transfer family protein: MSFKDRLKEEGIKYGKVALGVTVRAGKDILKEFSRGLGIEPDKSQSDTAEGKHYEIPKHKSGTLYGTTKSGFGSKKLYFPKGDWRHKLIIGGTGTGKNTMAENIVVNCDHGVCFADTTKGKSVDKILMASSEEKLEKTIVINHTIRERPLSVGTVKGTSNVFENDMLVAQWEDFFIQNFDIADKFRTRKLIKYAMKAVFSQEGMTVLDVVKFVENEDFRTHIVNSLSNEYREVRKYWNDFEGKDNKQSIIDPFLNRVGNIEGDTILRTTLGQLPKQRLEWDKWVDEGYTVLLKIPEKNLPAEAVKIITSLHIISIWKACLNRGDVFKQPNKQFSVILDEPQDFLGTNTKTIDNIFSKARAYRMNLISLFQSAEQIKEESQKLWKVMLHNQPDIIALSYADIPDFKGFDWDSLKQWEFLARVEGKKFIGKSLNPVNSKNRVQRDKREVNKIINRFKNKYNKDYQLVLNNIERRTRRWEEGASIREKKMQRSLENGTERMSSTDSQTKTEESSSSSISTNW; encoded by the coding sequence ATGAGTTTTAAAGATAGGTTAAAAGAAGAAGGCATTAAATATGGTAAGGTTGCTTTAGGTGTTACTGTAAGAGCGGGGAAAGATATATTAAAAGAGTTTAGTAGAGGATTAGGAATAGAACCCGATAAAAGTCAATCTGATACTGCTGAAGGTAAACACTATGAAATACCAAAACATAAGTCAGGAACTCTTTATGGAACAACTAAGAGTGGATTTGGTAGTAAGAAACTCTATTTTCCCAAAGGTGATTGGCGACATAAGTTGATAATTGGTGGAACTGGTACAGGAAAGAACACTATGGCAGAAAATATTGTAGTTAATTGTGATCATGGTGTTTGTTTTGCTGATACCACCAAAGGAAAAAGTGTAGATAAAATATTAATGGCATCATCTGAAGAAAAGCTTGAAAAGACAATTGTTATTAACCATACCATTAGAGAAAGACCATTGTCAGTAGGAACTGTAAAAGGAACGAGTAATGTATTTGAAAATGATATGTTAGTAGCACAGTGGGAAGATTTCTTTATTCAAAACTTTGATATTGCTGATAAATTCAGGACTAGGAAACTTATTAAGTATGCTATGAAAGCCGTATTTTCACAAGAAGGAATGACAGTTCTTGATGTGGTTAAGTTTGTAGAGAATGAAGATTTCAGAACTCACATTGTTAATAGTTTAAGTAACGAGTACAGAGAGGTTAGGAAGTACTGGAACGACTTTGAAGGGAAGGACAACAAGCAAAGTATTATTGATCCTTTCCTAAATAGAGTAGGGAATATTGAAGGCGATACCATACTAAGAACTACACTCGGTCAATTACCCAAGCAAAGGTTAGAATGGGATAAGTGGGTTGATGAAGGTTACACAGTTTTATTGAAGATACCTGAAAAAAACCTTCCTGCTGAAGCAGTAAAGATTATTACATCATTGCATATTATCAGCATTTGGAAAGCTTGTCTTAATCGTGGTGATGTATTTAAGCAACCTAATAAACAGTTTAGTGTTATTCTTGATGAACCCCAAGACTTTTTAGGAACTAATACAAAGACCATTGATAATATCTTTTCTAAAGCTAGAGCATATCGCATGAACCTTATTTCTTTATTTCAATCAGCAGAACAGATTAAAGAGGAAAGTCAGAAGTTATGGAAGGTTATGTTGCATAACCAGCCAGACATTATAGCCCTTTCCTATGCTGATATACCCGATTTTAAAGGGTTTGATTGGGATAGTCTAAAGCAATGGGAATTTTTGGCGAGGGTTGAAGGTAAAAAGTTTATTGGCAAGTCATTAAATCCTGTTAACTCTAAAAATAGGGTTCAAAGAGATAAGAGGGAAGTAAATAAGATTATTAATAGATTTAAAAATAAGTACAACAAGGATTATCAATTAGTTCTTAATAACATAGAGAGGAGGACTAGAAGATGGGAAGAAGGAGCAAGTATCAGAGAGAAGAAGATGCAAAGGTCACTAGAAAATGGTACAGAGAGAATGTCAAGCACAGACTCACAGACAAAGACAGAAGAATCCTCCAGTTCATCCATAAGCACAAACTGGTAA